One genomic window of Vidua macroura isolate BioBank_ID:100142 chromosome 16, ASM2450914v1, whole genome shotgun sequence includes the following:
- the IL20RB gene encoding interleukin-20 receptor subunit beta isoform X1 has protein sequence MPPELICFFLCTLSAPNLSVLGGDALLPAPQSISILSTNMKHFLTWSPVIVQGATVRYSVEFQGEYEREYANGSWIPISECSLTTATVCNLTEDISATVAYKLRVRAELGATRSQWGTTKGFFNRAMTSLTPPLLRAVADGHHLLVELADMGPSFQFWVLYWRKGQESRVQQKVVKEVSSVVHLDTMEAGAEYCVKAQTHVEAINRSSSFSPTQCVRAQGDTSLWLVTALISAGFAVAALTLPFLTWKISKIFQYCCCPAAVLPDTLKESEPPTQLILRGSEEAEQCDLMVVVMPSEDVLQLWIQKAL, from the exons TTTTAGGAGGAGATGCTTTGTTGCCAGCACCTCAGAGTATCTCCATTCTTTCAACCAACATGAAACACTTCTTAACTTGGAGTCCTGTGATCGTCCAGGGAGCAACTGTGAGATACTCAGTTGAATTTCAAGG gGAATACGAACGGGAATACGCCAACGGGAGCTGGATCCCCATCTCGGAGTGCTCCCTCACCACAGCCACCGTGTGCAACCTCACAGAGGACATCTCAGCCACCGTGGCCTACAAGCTGCGTGTCAGGGCAGAGCTTGGTGCCACGAGGTCACAGTGGGGCACCACGAAAGGCTTCTTCAACCGCGCCATGA CTTCCCTGACCCCTCCCCTGCTGAGGGCCGTGGCAGACGGGCACCATTTGCTGGTGGAGCTGGCAGACATGGGACCCTCCTTCCAGTTCTGGGTGCTCTACTGGAGGAAGGgccaggagagcagg GTGCAGCAGAAGGTGGTGAAGGAGGTGAGCTCCGTGGTTCACCTGGACACCatggaggcaggagctgagtaCTGTGTGAAGGCTCAGACACACGTCGAGGCCAtcaacaggagcagcagcttcagccCCACACAGTGTGTGAGGGCACAGG GTGACACATCCCTGTGGCTGGTTACTGCCCTCATCTctgctggctttgctgtggCAGCTTTGACCCTGCCTTTCCTTACCTGGAAAATAAGTAAAATCTTCCAATattgctgctgccctgctgctgtcctgccagACACActg aaagaaTCAGAGCCCCCCACCCAGCTGATCCTGCGGGGCAGTGAAGAAGCTGAGCAATGTGACCTGATGGTGGTTGTGATGCCCTCAGAAGACGTTCTGCAGCTGTGGATTCAAAAAGCACTTTAG
- the IL20RB gene encoding interleukin-20 receptor subunit beta isoform X2, translated as MPPELICFFLCTLSAPNLSGGDALLPAPQSISILSTNMKHFLTWSPVIVQGATVRYSVEFQGEYEREYANGSWIPISECSLTTATVCNLTEDISATVAYKLRVRAELGATRSQWGTTKGFFNRAMTSLTPPLLRAVADGHHLLVELADMGPSFQFWVLYWRKGQESRVQQKVVKEVSSVVHLDTMEAGAEYCVKAQTHVEAINRSSSFSPTQCVRAQGDTSLWLVTALISAGFAVAALTLPFLTWKISKIFQYCCCPAAVLPDTLKESEPPTQLILRGSEEAEQCDLMVVVMPSEDVLQLWIQKAL; from the exons GAGGAGATGCTTTGTTGCCAGCACCTCAGAGTATCTCCATTCTTTCAACCAACATGAAACACTTCTTAACTTGGAGTCCTGTGATCGTCCAGGGAGCAACTGTGAGATACTCAGTTGAATTTCAAGG gGAATACGAACGGGAATACGCCAACGGGAGCTGGATCCCCATCTCGGAGTGCTCCCTCACCACAGCCACCGTGTGCAACCTCACAGAGGACATCTCAGCCACCGTGGCCTACAAGCTGCGTGTCAGGGCAGAGCTTGGTGCCACGAGGTCACAGTGGGGCACCACGAAAGGCTTCTTCAACCGCGCCATGA CTTCCCTGACCCCTCCCCTGCTGAGGGCCGTGGCAGACGGGCACCATTTGCTGGTGGAGCTGGCAGACATGGGACCCTCCTTCCAGTTCTGGGTGCTCTACTGGAGGAAGGgccaggagagcagg GTGCAGCAGAAGGTGGTGAAGGAGGTGAGCTCCGTGGTTCACCTGGACACCatggaggcaggagctgagtaCTGTGTGAAGGCTCAGACACACGTCGAGGCCAtcaacaggagcagcagcttcagccCCACACAGTGTGTGAGGGCACAGG GTGACACATCCCTGTGGCTGGTTACTGCCCTCATCTctgctggctttgctgtggCAGCTTTGACCCTGCCTTTCCTTACCTGGAAAATAAGTAAAATCTTCCAATattgctgctgccctgctgctgtcctgccagACACActg aaagaaTCAGAGCCCCCCACCCAGCTGATCCTGCGGGGCAGTGAAGAAGCTGAGCAATGTGACCTGATGGTGGTTGTGATGCCCTCAGAAGACGTTCTGCAGCTGTGGATTCAAAAAGCACTTTAG
- the IL20RB gene encoding interleukin-20 receptor subunit beta isoform X3: MQSPDRHRAHPASQLLSSWVGEFPFSDSVLGREFIPRQSQIHLGLNFKVSKTTFHVKVQNRFLDLPFVAHSSSSLTPPLLRAVADGHHLLVELADMGPSFQFWVLYWRKGQESRVQQKVVKEVSSVVHLDTMEAGAEYCVKAQTHVEAINRSSSFSPTQCVRAQGDTSLWLVTALISAGFAVAALTLPFLTWKISKIFQYCCCPAAVLPDTLKESEPPTQLILRGSEEAEQCDLMVVVMPSEDVLQLWIQKAL; the protein is encoded by the exons ATGCAGAGCCCAGATAGGCACAGAGCACACCCTGCTTCTCAGCTGCTCTCATCCTGGGTTGGGGAGTTTCCCTTCTCAGACAGTGTTCTTGGGCGGGAGTTCATCCCGAGGCAGAGCCAAATTCATCTGGGCTTGAATTTCAAGGTTTCAAAGACAA cttttcatgtAAAAGTACAAAATAGATTCCTAGATCTCCCATTTGTGGCACACTCATCAT CTTCCCTGACCCCTCCCCTGCTGAGGGCCGTGGCAGACGGGCACCATTTGCTGGTGGAGCTGGCAGACATGGGACCCTCCTTCCAGTTCTGGGTGCTCTACTGGAGGAAGGgccaggagagcagg GTGCAGCAGAAGGTGGTGAAGGAGGTGAGCTCCGTGGTTCACCTGGACACCatggaggcaggagctgagtaCTGTGTGAAGGCTCAGACACACGTCGAGGCCAtcaacaggagcagcagcttcagccCCACACAGTGTGTGAGGGCACAGG GTGACACATCCCTGTGGCTGGTTACTGCCCTCATCTctgctggctttgctgtggCAGCTTTGACCCTGCCTTTCCTTACCTGGAAAATAAGTAAAATCTTCCAATattgctgctgccctgctgctgtcctgccagACACActg aaagaaTCAGAGCCCCCCACCCAGCTGATCCTGCGGGGCAGTGAAGAAGCTGAGCAATGTGACCTGATGGTGGTTGTGATGCCCTCAGAAGACGTTCTGCAGCTGTGGATTCAAAAAGCACTTTAG